Proteins found in one Siniperca chuatsi isolate FFG_IHB_CAS linkage group LG22, ASM2008510v1, whole genome shotgun sequence genomic segment:
- the LOC122870595 gene encoding putative C-type lectin domain family 20 member A: MQQSLFLLILMGQCSFFTCHLYEYHFIKEEKSWKEAQTYCTENYTDLATVSNMTDMKRLRDSTVKQDEAWIGLYSNPGNRSWHWSLPGVEFNDNETEWSLGEPNDKGGIENCVEMKNPKWEDFPCTDTFKFICYDETKQSNDKFSLINNVMTWPQAQNYCRQHHTDLVSGLNQLKELTDVSYSGKNLWIGLFRDTWRWSDGSNSSFRNWDLELFKDEDNKTCAMTVLNRVAKWNSDDCNKTKPFFCYDDKVILIKQNKTWEEALYYCRENHNDLVSITKPDEQRWVQERAKKADTPFVWLGLRYTCTLGFWFWVSDEVVNYKNWAPGQNMDKCDMSGAIDKGGQHEWFKKVDNEEFNFICSKR, translated from the exons ATGCAGCAGAGTCTGTTTCTACTCATTCTGATGG GTCAGTGTTCCTTCTTCACTTGTCACCTCTATGAGTAccactttatcaaagaggaaaagtCCTGGAAGGAAGCCCAGACGTATTGCACAGAGAACTACACGGACCTGGCCACAGTGTCTAACATGACAGACATGAAGAGACTCCGTGACTCTACAGTGAAGCAAGACGAAGCCTGGATTGGGCTGTACAGCAACCCAGGAAACAGGAGCTGGCACTGGTCTCTGCCAGGGGTGGAGTTCAATGATAATGAGACAGAATGGAGCTTGGGAGAACCAAATGATAAAGGAGGTATCGAGAACTGTGTGGAGATGAAAAATCCCAAATGGGAGGATTTCCCTTGTacagatacatttaaatttatctGCTACGATG AAACAAAGCAATCCAATGATAAATTCAGTTTGATTAACAACGTAATGACCTGGCCACAGGCTCAGAACTACTGCAGACAACATCACACTGACCTGGTCAGTGGACTCAATCAGTTAAAAGAACTAACGGATGTCAGTTATTCTGGAAAGAACTTGTGGATCGGCCTGTTCAGAGACACCTGGAGGTGGTCAGATGGGAGCAATTCTTCTTTCAGAAACTGGGATCTGGAGTTATTTAAAGATGAAGACAACAAGACATGTGCTATGACTGTGTTAAATAGAGTTGCAAAATGGAACTCTGATGATTGTAATAAAACAAAGCCCTTCTTCTGCTATGACG ATAAAGTGATCctgatcaaacaaaacaagacctgGGAGGAGGCCTTATATTACTGCAGAGAGAACCACAATGACCTGGTCTCCATCACTAAACCTGACGAGCAGAGATGGGTCCAAGAGAGAGCCAAGAAGGCCGACACTCCTTTTGTCTGGCTGGGACTGCGCTACACCTGCACTCTGGGTTTCTGGTTCTGGGTCAGTGACGAGGTAGTCAACTATAAGAACTGGGCTCCGGGTCAAAACATGGATAAGTGTGACATGTCAGGAGCCATAGACAAAGGAGGACAACATGAGTGGTTCAAAAAGGTGGATAATGAGGAGTTTAATTTCATCTGTTCTAAGCGTTGA
- the LOC122870418 gene encoding C-type mannose receptor 2-like: MQQSLFLLILMGQCSFFTCHLYEYHFIEEKMSWKEAQTYCRENYTDLATVSNMTDMKRLRDSTKKQDEAWIGLYSNPGKENRSWHWSLPGVEFNDNETEWSSGEPNDKGGIENCVEMENHTWKDFPCIKKFKFICYDERKQSNDKFSLINKVMTWPRAQNYCRQHHTDLVSGLNQLKELTDVSYSGKKLWIGLFRDTWRWSDGSNSSFRNWDLELFKDEDNKTCAMTVLNRVGKWNSDDCNKTKPFFCYDDKVILIKQKKTWEEALHFCRENHNDLVSITKPDEQRWVQERAKKADTPFVWMGLRYTCTLDLWFWVSDELVCYKNWAPGQKMDECDMSGAMDRGGQHKWFSRRENEKYNFICAV; encoded by the exons ATGCAGCAGAGTCTGTTTCTACTCATTCTGATGG GTCAGTGTTCCTTCTTCACATGTCACCTCTATGAGTACCACTTTATTGAAGAGAAAATGTCCTGGAAGGAAGCCCAGACATATTGCAGAGAGAACTACACGGACCTGGCCACAGTGTCTAACATGACAGACATGAAGAGACTCCGTGACTCTACAAAGAAGCAAGACGAAGCCTGGATTGGTCTGTACAGCAAcccaggaaaagaaaacaggagcTGGCACTGGTCTCTGCCAGGGGTGGAGTTCAATGATAATGAGACAGAATGGAGCTCGGGAGAACCAAATGATAAAGGAGGTATCGAGAACTGTGTGGAGATGGAAAATCACACATGGAAGGATTTCCCTTgtataaaaaaatttaaatttatctGCTACGATG AAAGAAAGCAATCCAATGATAAATTCAGTTTGATTAACAAAGTAATGACCTGGCCACGGGCTCAGAACTACTGCAGACAACATCACACTGACCTGGTCAGTGGACTCAATCAGTTAAAAGAACTAACGGATGTCAGTTATTCTGGAAAGAAATTGTGGATCGGCCTGTTCAGAGACACCTGGAGGTGGTCAGATGGGAGCAATTCTTCTTTCAGAAACTGGGATCTGGAGTTATTTAAAGATGAAGACAACAAGACATGTGCTATGACTGTGTTAAATAGAGTTGGAAAATGGAACTCTGATGATTGTAATAAAACAAAGCCCTTCTTCTGCTATGATG ATAAAGTGATCCTGATCAAACAAAAGAAGACCTGGGAGGAGGCCTTACATTTCTGCAGAGAGAACCACAATGACCTGGTCTCCATCACTAAACCTGACGAGCAGAGATGGGTCCAAGAGAGAGCCAAGAAGGCCGACACTCCTTTTGTCTGGATGGGACTGCGCTACACCTGCACTCTGGATCTTTGGTTCTGGGTCAGTGACGAGCTGGTCTGCTATAAGAACTGGGCCCCAGGTCAAAAGATGGATGAGTGTGACATGTCAGGAGCCATGGACAGAGGAGGACAACATAAGTGGTTCAGTCGgcgtgaaaatgaaaaatataatttcatctGTGCTGTATA G